The sequence below is a genomic window from Bos javanicus breed banteng chromosome 5, ARS-OSU_banteng_1.0, whole genome shotgun sequence.
TCCCTGGATCAGCTGTGTCCACTTTGGGCTTTAAAATGCAAGGGTCAAGGTCTCAAGAGAGGCCACCCTGCTGAGCATACTGTTCTGTACCAGGCAGCAAAGTCAACTGTGTGGAGTTTGGAGACCATCACAGGGCTCTGTGATGCCCTCTTCTTTTACCCAGGAAAGAGCCAAGGGCCAGATGAGGGGTTACTGGTTTTCTTCAGAGATAGGAGAAGCCAGAGAGGAAGGGCTGGGGGTGAATGTGATCCAAAGCTTCTCATTCTCCAAGGTGCTGCTCTGGGAGTCCATttctgcccctccctctcctgcagCTGTTGAATTTGGTGCCTGCTAGGGGCTCCCCACTCCCCAACCTGGCCTCTGCCCCAGAACAGATGGTGCTCTGTGGTTGTTGCCTCATCAAGGGCAACTTCAGGTTCATTTCCTCTCCTGagtccccagggcctggcaccttTACAGGCCCTGATTGTCCTGAGCTCCTGTGTCCATCCCCTGTCCTCTGTCTCAGGAATTATTAACTTCTGTGCCAACAACTACCTGGGCCTGAGCAGCCACCCTGAGGTCATTCAGGCAGGTCTGCGGACCCTAAAGGAGTTTGGAGCCGGCCTTAGCTCTGTCCGCTTCATCTGTGGCACCCAGGTACACTGAGGGTGTGGCCCAGGCTGGGGCGGGGGAGGACGGGGTGGTCCCCAGTGTTGGCCACTGACCTCAGGTGTCTGCTTCTGCAGTCAGCAGGGCTGGTTAGGCAATTCAGCTCATCCCAGAACTCTAGGCCCGTGCTTAGCCCCAGTGCTGTTCACTGGGAAAACTGGGTTCAAGCTTCTGTTTTGTTGTGAAGCCTTGGACAAGAAATTTAACCTCTCAGAGCATCCATTTCCCCACCCACAGAACAGAGCTTCTTACCTGTTCCTCTTCAAGAAAGGAAGAATAGAAGGCAGGGATTGAGATAGAGGTTTTTGGAGCTATTCTGCCTGAGTTTGGTTTCTAGTACCACCATATATTGGTTCTGTTACCATGGGCAAGTGTCTTAACTTGTCTGAGCATCAATGCCTTCATtggtaaagtgggaataataatactTAATAAGATTATCCCAAATTAAAGAGTTAATAgtgggttggcaaaaaagttcattcaagtttttccataacTTCTTACAGAAAaccctgaatgaactttctggccaacccaatacatgtaaaaatgcttagaacaaggcctggcacatagcagtgctcaataaattgttgcttaattattttattttgtaaatgttacAAAATGAACTCTATACATGAAACTTACAGTGCTTACTGTGTAACATGTGCTATTTTAAGAACATTGCAAATTACTCCTTAATGCAGATAATAATCCCAAGTTCTAAGAGCTATTCTTGCCCATGTTCTagagatgaggacactgaagccCTGAGAAGTTAATTTTCTTGCCCAGAGCACCCAGCCTGTTGTGATGGAACTTGAACCTATATGGCCTCGCTCAAGAGTCAGTGCTTCTGAGTCcttgtgattattattatttgtccTCTCAGAAAGGTGAAGGTGAAATGAATGGAACTTTTGACTTCCAACCAGGGCAGGTAATTCTGGACAGCTTCAAAATCTAGCAATTGGAGGCCCAAATGAACCTAGAGTTACTTATGTAATCCTCCTTTTTGGcattaaacaacagaaaaaggCGCTTAGGGACTTCTGTCAtgatccattggttaagactctgtgcttccactgcagggggcgcagaTTTGatctttgatccctggtcagggaactaagatcctgcatgctgtgtggtgtggcaaaaaaataaattaattaaaggaaaataaagaaaaaatagaaaaaaaaagggtactcagtttgaaagagaaaatatcttCCTTTGCCATTAGCTTCATAATTCTACCATCAGACCCCCACTGTAAAAGGAAAACCCAACCAGGAAGAGGGGCACCTAGTGGGCCCCTAATGCTTCAGATTCCTGTGTTGGCTCTGGGTGAACCCTTGTGGTGCAAAAAGCAGGGGGAGGGTGTGTTTGTGGCTCTGAGCCTCTGTCCCCGGGGCTTGTCCCACGTGGCCCCAAAGGCGTTACTGTGTGCTTCACCCCTTTACTTCAGAGCATCCACAAAGACCTAGAAGCAAAGATAGCCCGCTTCCACCAAAGGGAGGATGCCATCCTCTATCCCAGCTGTTTTGATGCCAACGCCGGCCTCTTTGAGGTGTGTGACGCCATGGGTGGGAGTTGGTGAGGCCTACCAGGCTGTGCAGGGCTTGGGAGAACTTGGCAGGATGCCAGGGCCATGTCAAGAGGCTCCAGTGCCCATTTCTTTGGAGGTCAAGGTTGGGCCAGCAGGTGTCCAGGAGGAATCCTGGGGCTTACGAGGAGGCCAGCTTCCAGGGCATTTGGGAGGTAACCTACATCAGCTGGAAGGCTGAGGGTGTTAGGGGCCAGGCATTCATCAAACATGTTCTCACCTGCTTTTGCTAGAGCAGGGCCCCTGATTCAGCCCAGTCCTGGAATGCCTGGGGATCAAGATAGAGACAGAGGGCTCCTTGCCTCCCTGCCCAGAAGAATGCCTGGTTGGCAGTGAAATATTGATTCAGGGGGAGTCATGAGGGAGGGAGAACCCCATGGTGGTTGGGTGATGGCTCTACTTGTGACTGCCTTCCACCAGGCACTGCTGACTTCGGAGGACGCAGTCCTGTCGGATGAGCTGAACCATGCCTCCATCATCGATGGCATCCGTCTGTGCAAGGCCCACAAGTACCGCTACCGCCACCTGGATATGGCTGATCTGGAGGCCAagctgcaggaggcccaggtgcGGCAGGGCCTCGCACTTCCAGGGCCAAGGACTGGTCTTATCCTCAGCCTCCCCCGCAAACTGCCCCCTACCCCGGTGAAGGAAAAGAGGCTTGCAGAAGCCGTCTCCTCACTCACAGGCAAATAGCCTGAAAGTTCGAAACAGCCAAGATCTGAACCCAGATCCTCAGAcccaacatgacttagcaactaaataacatcaacaatctcagacCCAAAACTTTATCCCATGGCACAAAGCTGTTTTGAGTTTGAGGAAGCACCTTATGTGTGGCAGGCccctgcccagcatcagagtgggATAAGCTTATGGACAAAACTAACCCCACCCCACTCTGCCCTCTGGAGAGGAGACTGGGAGCATTCTCACTGCCCAGTGGCTAAGTATGTCTCCAGACTGCCCTGGAAGAGATGGGGAAGGCCCAGAGAGGCCCAGAGGAGGGAGAGCATGTGCCAGCCTCAGCACGAGGGTACATGTGTGCTCCCTCTGTTATGGGCACTGGGTAGAGTGAACCTTAAGAGCGCCAAGCAGCACAGAAAGGGAGAGACTTGGTCCAACTCGTGATACCAGCCACTGCCTTCTGTATCTTCCCTGCAGAAGCATCGGCTGCGCCTGGTGGCCACTGATGGGGCCTTTTCCATGGATGGTGACATCGCACCCCTGCAGGAGATCTGCCGCCTTGCCTCTCAATATGGTGCCTTAGTCTTTGTGGACGAAAGCCACGCCACTGGCTTCCTGGGGGCCACAGGACGGTGGGAGCACACGGCCCCTGAAGCCTTGGGTTGGACTCGTCAGGGTGGGTGGGAAACCACAAGGCCAGCCCCTACGCCCAACCCATGAGCCTAGGTGCTCAGGTGGCCATGGTGGTAGTGGCAGCTTCCCTTGCAGGGGCACAGATGAGCTGCTGGGGGTGATGGACCAAGTCACCATCATCAACTCCACACTGGGGAAGGCCCTGGGCGGAGCATCAGGTGCCTGCAGGCTTGGGCCCCTGGGCTCCCTTTATCTGCATGCACGGCCCTGGAGGGGACTTGGGGGAGGTAGGAAGGGGAGGCCTGGGGCTGCAGGGAAGAAGACAGCATGGACGGTCCTCTCAGGAGGACCATGGGGTAAGCTCTGGCTCCTTGTTCTCACCCTTGTTCTCAGGGGGCTACACGACTGGGCCTGGAGCCCTGGTATCCCTGCTACGGCAGCGTGCCCGGCCCTACCTCTTCTCCAACAGCCTGCCCCCTGCTGCTGTCGGCTGTGCCTCCAAGGCCCTGGACCTGCTCATGGAGAGCAACGCCATCGTCCAGTCTATGGCGGCCAAGACCCTGCGGTGCGGTCCTGGGCAGGGTGGGGCCAGCAGGGCCAAGGGAGCTGGTGGGGGCCTGCCCTGTGTGCCTGCACAGGCCCGTAACTCCCTGCCTTTGCGTCCTGCCTCTGCCCACCTCCATGTCCCCAGTGGGTTGCACTGGGACTTGTCTCTCTTAATCAGGGGCTACCTGCTTGCCCCGCCctcttctctctgtctgtcttttccttccatttcttggcgcatttcatgtgtttttatttttttattttttggccctactgcctgtgggatcttagttccccaaccaaggatcgaacccacactccctgcattggaagtatggaGTATTAatcactggactcccagggaagtctcccCGGTGCATTTCTTTGCAAATGATCCTGCATTCCCCCTTCTTGTACAGTCCTGTCTTTCTGCCTTCCTAATTGGtcttcctgctcctctgcctCTTTCCCCATCTGCCTCTCAGGGTCAGCATCTCTGTCTTTTTTGGTCCCTCCTGCAGACTTGGCCACAAGCCTTGGGTCACATCCATGTCCATCAGGAGTGGGTGTGATTGCTCCACAGTCCCCCAACTACCAGTGACACCCAGCTCATGCCCACAGATTCCGCAGTCAGATGGAGGCTGCTGGCTTCACCATCTCAGGAGCCAATCACCCCATCTGCCCTGTGATGCTGGGTGACGCTCGGCTGGCCTTAAACATAGCGGATGACATGCTTAAGAGAGGTAAGGAGGGCGGGGCTTGAGATGTGGCTGTGGGtcctaaaagaaaaggagggaaccCTTAGACTGTGAATATTCCCTCTTCCCCCAGCCCTACTACCTTTCTTAGATCAGATATCTGTCCAAGCTTGAAAACCCTAGGCCATGAGGCAGTCCCAGGTTTGAGAGACCTTTGGCAGCTCCCTTGCCCTCTGTAGCCCCTAGAAAAGTAGGAGCTATCTGTCATGCCCCCAGAACCTGCCTGGCTCTGGTGAGCCCCAGCTTGAACCCTCTCTACCCTCACAGGCATCTTTGTCATTGGGTTCAGCTACCCTGTGGTCCCCAAAGGCAAGGCCCGGATCCGAGTCCAGATCTCAGCAGTGCACAGTGAGGAGGACATTGACCGCTGTGTGGAGGCCTTCGTGGAGGTGGGGCGACTGCACGGCGCGCTGCCTTGAGTTCTGGGTAGTGACAAGCAGGGCCGAGGTCCCCCTCCCAACACAGTGAAAAGGGGGGCCTTTGATCAGCCCAGGCTAGAAGCTCTCAGCTCTGTCAGTCCTGGCGCCAGGCTGGGATGAGGCCTGTGCTTGTGGGTGTGAGGTTAAAGCAACAGTGTGAAAATCGGCTGTGATGTGTTAGTCTGCTTTATTCTCTCGGAGCAGCCCCAGTCCTGCAGCTGGTCGAAGGATCAGGCAAGATCTGGGGCTTTGAGGGCTGTGATAGCTCTCAGAGTTGACCACCTCTCCCAAATTAAGGTGGGACCCAGGCAGGTGGGATGACAGAGGCCGGGGCCACCGTTTGGCTCAGTTGGATGCTTTCCTGACGTAGAGAGAAGCTGAGCACCAGCCCTACAGGCCCCTTCCCGTGCCACCCGCCCCCCTACTCCGCAGCCTCCAGAGTCTAGCCTTGGTGAACCCCTCGtcctctgctccccaccccaagGATGGCCTACAGCTGCCCAGATAAGAAGGGGCTGGGCACCCAAGCCCATGTTTGAGAGAAGCAGAAGATTGCATCCCAGAGGAAAGAATGTCTGTCACTATTGGAGAGGCCCCAAGAGTCTGGAGCCCTGTATTCTAGCCCCTCTTTGTCCCTGCATTTGTGGCCTTAGGCAGCCCCTTCCCCCGTGTGTGCCTCGGTCTTCCCTGCTGTACCAAGACTGGCTGTTACATTGGTATCTGGGGCCCTTCCATCTCCATATTCCCAGGGCTCACTGGTCTGGTCAGAGGAACCGCCAGGGGGCGCAGTGAGCTCGGGTTCTGGCTGCTATTTTCCAGCCCCCTCTAGACTTCAGGCCTTGTACAGGCTGtttttgcagccccacagacaaGACCCCATCCTCCCTTGCCCCCCGACAATGGCTTACTGCTCCCCTGCTGTAGATGACAGTCCCCTTCCCACAGTCGCAGCCCTTCTCTCTCCATAGCCCTCCCCACTCAGCCTTATGGGCACCTGATAGGGTAAAGGATGGGTCTGAGTCACCAGCCTCAGCATGGTGTGGCCTTGGGAGCTGACAGTCTGCtggtgagggggcagggaggatgaAAAAGCCCTTTTTCATGAAAGGTGGGGACCACGGCTCTGGTGCCCCACACCCCCAGCCCTCCCTTCAGCCTGGATGTCTAGAGAGCTACCTGGGTGAGCTCTGGCTCCAGCCAGCAGAGTCTTAACGCTGGGATTCTGAGAATCCTAGCCTGTGATCCTGGGCAGCTTGAAGCTAGGAGTTTGGGGTACTGGGGGATACAGGCCCCGGGAAGGGGGCTGCTGTGGCCACGTCAGGGGCACAAACACGGGATGGGGCATCTAGCACCAGGCCCACTTCAGCAGCAAGTACCTACCACTTGGTGCCCAGCCCCTGGCCAGGCCAGCAGCTTGATGTGTGTGGTCTGCTCAGGCTGGCAGGTCATGGCAAGTGgccatgagcagccacgggatgaCGGGTCACAATCGGTGATGCCAAGACAAGACAGCCGTAGGTGAGGTCCACCCACCAGTGGTACAGAGTGCATGCTTCTTCCTCCTACAGTTTCCAGGCACCACCAGCTGCTGACACTGTGTGCCTGGGGACAGCCCAGCACTGTGACACTGTGGGCCAGCTCGTCGCAGTAGGGCGCCAAGTTTTCAGCCAGCTCGTGGCTCAGCATGTGACCTGTACTGGCCCAGGTGCCCCATGGCGCAGGTCTTTCGCAACTGTCCCAAGGGGTCACAGGAGGTGCCAGCAGgcacaggggcacctctgggcacATATGCTTGGGCTCAGCACATACTGGTCATTGCCAGAGGCCAAGACAGGCTATAGGGCTGAGGGCCAGCCATAAAGTCGCAATTTCACATCTTGCAGGGCCCAAATCTCCAGGGACTGCTCTCAGGCTGCACCatctgtcctctgcattgggTGCAGGGTTCAAGGCCACAGCTGCCAGAAGCAGCAGTTGGAACAGGGGGAGGTGTGGGTGCCCGGGGCCCGCTGGGGCTCAGGTCGTGGCGAGGCGCCCGTCCTGCCTGCCTCATCGGTAGTCCCACTCTGGTTGCCACCATCTTCCTCTCCTCTGCTGTCATATCACAGCTCAGCACTGCTGCTCCTGGGAGCTCTTTGCCCTAGAACTGCTCCAACCCATCCAGAGCCCAAACTCTGACACGGAGGGGCATAGGTGGCTTGGGGTTCCCAAGGGGAGGGAGGGCAGTGTGTCAGGGGCTTTCAGGGGCCAGGCCTGCCACATTTGTGAGTCCAGGCTTCTGGGCGTCTCACAGTGCATTCCTTCCATACAAGATGGTTGTGGACCCCCAAGTTCTCAAATCCTACCACTCTTAAGTCTAGATCCTACAGTTCTGCTCTTCAGAGATCACAAGATTCTACAATTCTAACTCCTTAATGCAGTTTTGATAGCTCTGAATTCGGGTTTGCAGAATCTAGGGATGATCCCTAATATCTTCAATTCAATGAGTTTCTGCTTCTAAAAGTTCAGGGATGTTCCACATCTGGGATGGGTGGCATCAGGCTTTAGAGGAGCCTGAGCACTGGTGAACATCCCAGGGCCTCGGGAAGCCAGTCCTGAAGAGTCTCTTCCTAGCTCCTCGGACCTTGGTTGCAAGTCCTGGCTTTGTCAGTATCCTCTCAGACTGTTTTCTTTCCCCTTGCACAGACTTCTTgacattcatcccaccctcccagcTTCTAGAAAGACCACACAACCCCTTCCGCCACTCCTCCCCATTCACTGCAGACTCCCTTCTGCCCCCACTACACTTGTCTAGTACCCACAACAACCTTGTTGTTAAATCCAATGCATCTTGTCCCACTGGCCTCTAACCCTCTGGAAGATGTGGCCATGTGGTCCTTCCAAGAGGAGGTCCAGACCAGAACCCCATGACTGAAGCACCAGTCATTCACCAAGACCTGGTAACCTCTTTGCCTGGAGGAGAGGCTCTTAATGGGTCTCTCATTAAATCACTCCCCCTCTAGCCATTCTTTTAACCCCAGGCCATAATAAgctaattacaaaataaatgagcaggTCACATCCCTGCCCTAGAATCTCCTATAGTTCCCCACTGCCCTAAGACTAAAAGTTAGACTCCAGACACGCACATAGGCCCTCCAGTCTTCAGGCAGACTGAAGCCCTGGAATCAGCTCAGGGAAGCTGATGGGTCTTGAAATTCTCAGGGCCAGGAGGAATCCTAGTCTGCAGAAAAAGGGACTTTTATCTGGTTTCCTAGCGTTGGACACTCCATTCAAGATTAGAAGTCCTGGGACTTCCTTGACAgttcagtggtcaagactccGAACTTCCAGTGCAGACggctctggttcgatccctggttggggaactaagatcccacaggccgtgtggcaaaaaaaaaaaaaaaaagactaggagTCCTATCTGAACTTGGGTTGGAGCCCTTCTTGGAGCAGAGAGGATGTGGAGTAGAGTGAGTAGGCAGGACCACAGGAGGTGAGAGGGCCAGGAATGGACTGGGCCTTGGGCACAGAGGGGTTAACCACAAAGCGAGAATCTCAGAGAGCGAGATCAATGGGTTACTCGCTGCAGAAAGGCAGAAGCAACGCAGAGAGGCGGAGGAGAGGAGAGCCAGGCAGAAGAGCATGCCACCTGGGGAAAATCAGGGGCTGAGGAGGAGGCGGCTACTtcggagggagaggagaggacttaaaggagaagagggagcagTGGGAGGCAGAGCTGTACCTGCAGGTAGGCACCAAGAGGCAGCCACTGAGCCAGGAGGCAGCTTCAGCCTGGTCAGTTCACCCAGGGAGAGCAGGAGCCCATCGGGGTTGAGGTCTGTGTCGCCCATCTGGGCttgccggggtgggggtgggggctcctgCATGTTGGGATGGGGGTGTCTCAAAGATAccacctttctttcctcctccctgctTGGCCCCCTTGCCCTTCATTCATCCAGCCACCCCAGAGGTCCAAGCATGCAGGGAGACCCACAGGTAGCAGCCGATGTGGGCCATGGGGTGCGACAGGGGTCAGGTGATCACAGCTTACATAGATgtaacacacacgcacatgcacacatgcgGGTTGTCAGGGGCACCGCCTATTACAACTCTCAGATGAGTGCTCCAGCCTGGGAGTCGGTACCAGGGCGGCAACAACCTCAGGTCTACCACTCAGAGTGTGACACTAGCTTCCCAagtcccctctctgagcctcagtttcctcatgtgaaaAGGGGGCAGTGACCTATATGGTGCTCCCAGCTATGCCAGGTGGTGCTGTCACTAAGATGGACTATCCAGTGACTCAGGGGTGTCACCCATGTTTGGCTGAATTTGACTAATATCCAAAAGTCTTCCCTGTATTTCAGATCCCCATTGACAAGTGAGGAAAATACACCAGATCCTGGGGTTGGAACTGCCCCTCCCCGCACCCGCTTTGCATGTGTCTTTACCTGCATCATTGGTTGAAGGTGTCTATCAACTACCTAATCAGTCCTTCAGGCCCTGGGATGTTTCCTAGGAAACTGAGAAACCCACCTTAGACACCAATGAGACTGCCAGGAGCTTGCACAGTGGGTCCCAGGGATAACTTTTGTCTTTGTCTGCCCAACACCCCTATCCCCCACAAGCTTCCACCCCAGGAGAATTGGCCAGGCCTATGGTGGGGGAACTAGACCCCTGAATTGAGTGACCAGAGCTGAGGACTCCAGCTTTTCTTCCTCAGGTGCCCATCTGTTGGGAAGATGGCTGATATCCAGAATGTTTCGCTAGACAGCGCGGGGAGTATGGGGGCTGTGGCAGTGCCCGTGGTCTTTGCCCTCATCTTCCTGCTGGGCACGGTGGGCAACGGGCTGGTGCTGGCAGTGCTGCTGCAGCCTGGCCCAAGTGCCTGGCAGGAGCCGGGCAGCACGACGGATCTATTCATCCTCAACCTGGCAGCGGCTGACCTCTGCTTCATCCTGTGCTGCGTGCCTTTCCAGGCCGCCATCTACACGCTGGACGACTGGCTCTTTGGGGCCCTGGTTTGTAAGGTTGTGCACCTGCTCATCTACCTCACCATGTACGCCAGCAGCTTCACCCTGGCGGCTGTCTCAGTGGACAGGTGCGCTGGGCTGGGAACGCGGCCcggtctgggggaggggagggaggaaatggGGGACcaaaaagggagggggagggagaaaaagagctGTCTGGCCCCCACCAACCAGTCTCCGGGCACCTGCAGGGCATACTTGAGGGGGTCATCCTGTCCTCACCGCATCTTCACTGGGAGAATCCAGAGAACATCTCTGTGTTCCAAGTGTCAGCTCAGGGCCTGGCACTTAGTCCGTGCTCTGTAAGCATGAAATGAATGGCCAAAGGAACACACGAATGAAATTCATCAGCTATTTTATTACCGCCCACATCTGGCCCGAGTTGTGGTCAGACCGGCTTTCAGGGGTTGAAACTTGGGGTCAAGCCCAGGCTCACTCTCTAGTTGACTCGTTGATGACCTTGAGCCGGTTGGTCACTTTTCGCTGAGCTCCGACCCAGCCTCGCTAGGTGCCGGGGGCGCTGCTCCAAGCGCTTTGCGCGCTAACTCCCTTCATCCTCACAACCTCCCTGCGAGCGAGGCCCGGCGCGCGC
It includes:
- the GCAT gene encoding 2-amino-3-ketobutyrate coenzyme A ligase, mitochondrial isoform X5, whose protein sequence is MLRSPGPPARAGRSQRWLSCVASWRRSWKASAELAPGRASGSSRPVRGRTSTWTAPREALLTSEDAVLSDELNHASIIDGIRLCKAHKYRYRHLDMADLEAKLQEAQKHRLRLVATDGAFSMDGDIAPLQEICRLASQYGALVFVDESHATGFLGATGRGTDELLGVMDQVTIINSTLGKALGGASGACRLGPLGSLYLHARPWRGLGGGGYTTGPGALVSLLRQRARPYLFSNSLPPAAVGCASKALDLLMESNAIVQSMAAKTLRFRSQMEAAGFTISGANHPICPVMLGDARLALNIADDMLKRGIFVIGFSYPVVPKGKARIRVQISAVHSEEDIDRCVEAFVEVGRLHGALP
- the GCAT gene encoding 2-amino-3-ketobutyrate coenzyme A ligase, mitochondrial isoform X4, coding for MLRSPGPPARAGRSQRWLSCVASWRRSWKASAELAPGRASGSSRPVRGRTSTWTAPRESIHKDLEAKIARFHQREDAILYPSCFDANAGLFEALLTSEDAVLSDELNHASIIDGIRLCKAHKYRYRHLDMADLEAKLQEAQKHRLRLVATDGAFSMDGDIAPLQEICRLASQYGALVFVDESHATGFLGATGRGTDELLGVMDQVTIINSTLGKALGGASGACRLGPLGSLYLHARPWRGLGGGGYTTGPGALVSLLRQRARPYLFSNSLPPAAVGCASKALDLLMESNAIVQSMAAKTLRFRSQMEAAGFTISGANHPICPVMLGDARLALNIADDMLKRGIFVIGFSYPVVPKGKARIRVQISAVHSEEDIDRCVEAFVEVGRLHGALP
- the GCAT gene encoding 2-amino-3-ketobutyrate coenzyme A ligase, mitochondrial isoform X2; the encoded protein is MWAGRVLHAALSRAPRESRAQSALAQLRGILEEELESIRGAGTWKSERVITSRQGPHIHVDGAPGGIINFCANNYLGLSSHPEVIQAGLRTLKEFGAGLSSVRFICGTQSIHKDLEAKIARFHQREDAILYPSCFDANAGLFEALLTSEDAVLSDELNHASIIDGIRLCKAHKYRYRHLDMADLEAKLQEAQKHRLRLVATDGAFSMDGDIAPLQEICRLASQYGALVFVDESHATGFLGATGRGTDELLGVMDQVTIINSTLGKALGGASGGYTTGPGALVSLLRQRARPYLFSNSLPPAAVGCASKALDLLMESNAIVQSMAAKTLRFRSQMEAAGFTISGANHPICPVMLGDARLALNIADDMLKRGIFVIGFSYPVVPKGKARIRVQISAVHSEEDIDRCVEAFVEVGRLHGALP
- the GCAT gene encoding 2-amino-3-ketobutyrate coenzyme A ligase, mitochondrial isoform X6 — protein: MNGTFDFQPGQSIHKDLEAKIARFHQREDAILYPSCFDANAGLFEALLTSEDAVLSDELNHASIIDGIRLCKAHKYRYRHLDMADLEAKLQEAQKHRLRLVATDGAFSMDGDIAPLQEICRLASQYGALVFVDESHATGFLGATGRGTDELLGVMDQVTIINSTLGKALGGASGACRLGPLGSLYLHARPWRGLGGGGYTTGPGALVSLLRQRARPYLFSNSLPPAAVGCASKALDLLMESNAIVQSMAAKTLRFRSQMEAAGFTISGANHPICPVMLGDARLALNIADDMLKRGIFVIGFSYPVVPKGKARIRVQISAVHSEEDIDRCVEAFVEVGRLHGALP
- the GCAT gene encoding 2-amino-3-ketobutyrate coenzyme A ligase, mitochondrial isoform X1, which encodes MWAGRVLHAALSRAPRESRAQSALAQLRGILEEELESIRGAGTWKSERVITSRQGPHIHVDGAPGGIINFCANNYLGLSSHPEVIQAGLRTLKEFGAGLSSVRFICGTQSIHKDLEAKIARFHQREDAILYPSCFDANAGLFEALLTSEDAVLSDELNHASIIDGIRLCKAHKYRYRHLDMADLEAKLQEAQKHRLRLVATDGAFSMDGDIAPLQEICRLASQYGALVFVDESHATGFLGATGRGTDELLGVMDQVTIINSTLGKALGGASGACRLGPLGSLYLHARPWRGLGGGGYTTGPGALVSLLRQRARPYLFSNSLPPAAVGCASKALDLLMESNAIVQSMAAKTLRFRSQMEAAGFTISGANHPICPVMLGDARLALNIADDMLKRGIFVIGFSYPVVPKGKARIRVQISAVHSEEDIDRCVEAFVEVGRLHGALP
- the GCAT gene encoding 2-amino-3-ketobutyrate coenzyme A ligase, mitochondrial isoform X3 — translated: MWAGRVLHAALSRAPRESRAQSALAQLRGILEEELESIRGAGTWKSERVITSRQGPHIHVDGAPGGIINFCANNYLGLSSHPEVIQAGLRTLKEFGAGLSSVRFICGTQALLTSEDAVLSDELNHASIIDGIRLCKAHKYRYRHLDMADLEAKLQEAQKHRLRLVATDGAFSMDGDIAPLQEICRLASQYGALVFVDESHATGFLGATGRGTDELLGVMDQVTIINSTLGKALGGASGACRLGPLGSLYLHARPWRGLGGGGYTTGPGALVSLLRQRARPYLFSNSLPPAAVGCASKALDLLMESNAIVQSMAAKTLRFRSQMEAAGFTISGANHPICPVMLGDARLALNIADDMLKRGIFVIGFSYPVVPKGKARIRVQISAVHSEEDIDRCVEAFVEVGRLHGALP